One region of Turicibacter bilis genomic DNA includes:
- a CDS encoding TDT family transporter, with product MKTLLQKIANLPVGAIATMVGLATLSNMYASLGYSGIKHITMFVGILVWAAAFLKLTVHFQIFKKEYANVVPASLYAAFTMLTMILGSYIFTYSPAIGKGIWLTGVVLHFIHILIFTYRNVIKGVNKDTFVPTWFVTYNGFLVSAVVGTGMNMPGLLKIIAIYGIIVFLMIIPFMIVRMIRRPLPAPLTQTAAILLAPSSLCLVAYLNAFATPNAIVVYGLYAAIFATLIFILINIPKFFKFEFHPGFAALTFPLAIGVVASTKMAGYLTAQGFEVFGLFVKEVSGIQLYATTIIIGFVAYNFVRLLVRSYQKQN from the coding sequence ATGAAAACTTTATTACAAAAGATTGCTAACTTACCGGTTGGAGCAATTGCAACGATGGTAGGGTTAGCAACCCTTTCTAATATGTATGCCTCATTAGGATATTCAGGGATTAAACATATTACGATGTTTGTAGGAATTTTAGTATGGGCAGCAGCGTTCTTAAAACTAACTGTTCATTTCCAAATATTTAAAAAAGAATATGCAAATGTTGTTCCAGCAAGTTTATATGCGGCATTTACGATGTTAACGATGATTTTAGGGAGCTATATCTTTACTTATTCTCCTGCTATCGGTAAAGGAATCTGGTTAACAGGTGTTGTATTACATTTCATTCATATTTTAATTTTCACGTATCGAAATGTGATCAAAGGTGTAAATAAAGACACATTTGTTCCAACATGGTTTGTCACTTATAATGGATTCTTAGTTTCTGCGGTAGTCGGAACAGGGATGAATATGCCAGGCTTATTAAAAATTATTGCTATTTATGGAATCATTGTTTTCCTAATGATTATTCCATTCATGATCGTTCGCATGATTCGTCGTCCATTACCAGCACCATTAACTCAAACAGCAGCAATTTTATTAGCGCCAAGTAGCTTATGTTTAGTTGCTTACTTAAATGCCTTTGCTACTCCAAATGCAATCGTGGTTTATGGATTATATGCAGCTATATTTGCGACATTAATCTTCATACTAATTAATATTCCTAAATTCTTTAAGTTTGAATTCCATCCTGGTTTTGCAGCGTTAACATTCCCATTAGCGATTGGTGTCGTTGCATCAACCAAAATGGCTGGATATTTAACAGCACAAGGATTTGAAGTATTCGGATTATTTGTGAAAGAAGTTTCAGGAATCCAGTTATACGCGACAACGATTATTATTGGATTTGTTGCTTATAACTTTGTTCGACTGTTAGTTCGTTCATATCAAAAACAAAACTAA
- a CDS encoding 4Fe-4S dicluster domain-containing protein: MKRIKIDRSKCISCLTCVTACVVSHESCDSRNRVVVDSEGKNSPIFCRHCDLPECVYTCMTGAMSKDKETGYVQYDGTRCASCYMCIMACPYGVLKADRLKQKYIMKCDMCTSHDAKTPQCVANCPMEAITLEEVK; the protein is encoded by the coding sequence ATGAAACGTATTAAGATTGATAGAAGTAAATGTATTAGTTGTTTAACTTGTGTCACAGCTTGCGTCGTGTCTCACGAAAGCTGTGATTCAAGAAACCGTGTGGTTGTTGATAGCGAAGGAAAAAATTCACCAATTTTCTGTCGTCATTGTGATTTACCTGAATGTGTTTATACATGTATGACAGGTGCAATGTCTAAAGATAAAGAAACTGGTTATGTTCAATATGATGGAACACGTTGTGCAAGTTGCTATATGTGTATCATGGCATGTCCTTATGGGGTTTTAAAAGCAGATCGCTTAAAACAAAAATATATTATGAAATGTGATATGTGTACATCACATGATGCAAAAACTCCACAATGTGTGGCGAACTGCCCAATGGAAGCTATTACACTTGAGGAGGTAAAGTAA
- the asrC gene encoding sulfite reductase subunit C: MDVNTKLLKKNAFRVTKHRGITASRVRVPGGALQAEYLLKIYEIANTYGNGAVHLTTRQGFEIPGIKFEDIPKVNELLQPIIEGLDINQEIPGKGYTAAGTRNVSACIGNNVCPFANYNTTNFAKRIEKAVFPNDLHFKIALTGCPNDCIKARMHDFGIIGMTKPQYDKDRCVSCGACVRACKKKATGALSSVNYKVERDHSKCIGCGECVINCPTAAWTRSKEKYYRLAIMGRTGKKNPRLAEDFIVWADEDSIIKIIQNTYKYVTEYIAKDAPGGKEHIGYIVDRTGFMEFKKWVLEDVNLGEDAIVKHNIYWSGIRYVQN, encoded by the coding sequence ATGGATGTGAATACTAAGCTTTTAAAGAAAAATGCATTTCGTGTAACGAAGCATCGTGGAATTACAGCTTCTCGTGTTAGGGTTCCAGGTGGAGCGCTTCAAGCTGAATATTTATTGAAAATTTATGAAATTGCTAATACGTATGGAAATGGTGCTGTTCACCTTACCACACGTCAAGGATTTGAAATCCCTGGTATTAAATTTGAAGACATTCCGAAAGTCAATGAGTTATTACAGCCAATTATCGAAGGGCTAGATATTAATCAAGAGATTCCTGGAAAAGGATATACAGCAGCTGGAACACGAAATGTATCAGCTTGTATTGGTAATAATGTGTGTCCTTTTGCAAACTACAATACGACAAACTTTGCTAAACGTATTGAAAAAGCAGTTTTTCCTAATGATTTACACTTTAAAATTGCTTTAACAGGGTGCCCTAATGACTGTATTAAAGCACGTATGCATGACTTTGGAATTATTGGGATGACTAAGCCTCAGTATGACAAAGATCGTTGTGTTTCGTGTGGGGCTTGTGTTCGTGCTTGTAAGAAAAAAGCAACAGGTGCTTTATCATCTGTGAATTATAAAGTTGAACGTGATCATTCAAAATGTATCGGATGTGGAGAATGTGTGATTAACTGCCCAACAGCAGCATGGACGCGCAGCAAAGAAAAGTACTATCGTTTAGCCATTATGGGACGTACAGGTAAGAAAAATCCACGTTTAGCAGAAGACTTTATTGTTTGGGCAGATGAGGATAGCATCATTAAAATTATCCAAAATACATATAAGTATGTAACAGAGTATATCGCAAAAGATGCACCTGGTGGAAAAGAACACATTGGTTACATCGTGGATCGTACAGGATTCATGGAGTTTAAAAAATGGGTACTTGAAGATGTTAACTTAGGTGAAGATGCGATTGTTAAGCATAATATTTACTGGAGTGGGATTCGCTACGTTCAAAATTAA
- a CDS encoding molybdopterin molybdotransferase MoeA yields the protein MERITLEQAIEVLVQQTKKQTKTKTVSVFEALNQVLAHDVYAPINVPSFNRSAMDGYAVKASETAGASHETPIKLQVIKQLMAGDYAQLKAESNQAVLVMTGSYIPDGFDAVIRQEDTNYGDEVVELYASVKPFMNYSAIGEDIKQGQLMLQAGTVLTPIHLGILASLGMEKVEVLAPIKVGLISSGSELAEAPEALKPGQIYDSNRFVLTSRLKQLNVEVVFSKKISDDPTAVACFIKEQMKNVDLVITTGGVSVGKKDIMHEVISQLEANRLFWRINMRPGTPVLASLYQDKLMLGLSGNPFAALTTFELLFRPILSQAMHTNTYTCVRKQARFKGTFNKGSKQRRFIRAYYEDGVVSIPTGEHASSVLSSMLGCNCFIDIEAGNAGLAENETVEVVLL from the coding sequence ATGGAACGAATTACATTAGAACAAGCGATTGAAGTATTAGTTCAGCAGACTAAAAAACAAACGAAAACAAAGACTGTATCTGTATTCGAGGCGTTAAACCAAGTATTAGCTCATGATGTATATGCCCCTATTAATGTGCCATCTTTTAATCGTTCAGCAATGGATGGATATGCGGTAAAAGCTTCAGAAACTGCAGGTGCAAGTCATGAAACGCCTATTAAGTTGCAAGTCATCAAGCAACTCATGGCAGGAGATTATGCTCAGTTAAAAGCAGAATCGAATCAAGCGGTTCTTGTCATGACCGGTTCTTATATTCCAGATGGTTTTGATGCAGTCATTCGTCAAGAGGATACAAATTACGGAGATGAAGTCGTTGAGCTTTACGCGAGTGTGAAGCCATTTATGAATTATAGTGCGATTGGAGAAGATATTAAACAAGGTCAGTTAATGCTTCAAGCAGGAACCGTTTTAACGCCGATTCATCTAGGCATTTTAGCTAGTTTAGGAATGGAGAAAGTGGAGGTATTAGCCCCAATTAAGGTCGGATTGATTAGTAGTGGCAGTGAATTAGCCGAGGCACCTGAGGCGTTAAAACCGGGACAAATTTATGATAGTAATCGATTTGTCTTAACGTCACGTTTAAAGCAGTTAAATGTTGAAGTTGTTTTCTCTAAAAAAATTAGTGATGATCCAACTGCCGTTGCATGCTTTATTAAAGAACAAATGAAAAACGTTGATTTAGTGATTACAACAGGTGGCGTTTCAGTGGGTAAAAAAGATATTATGCATGAAGTGATTTCACAGCTGGAGGCCAATCGTTTATTTTGGCGAATTAATATGCGTCCAGGAACGCCAGTTCTTGCAAGTCTTTATCAAGATAAATTAATGTTAGGGCTATCCGGAAATCCATTTGCCGCTCTTACAACTTTTGAATTATTATTCCGTCCAATCCTTTCACAAGCTATGCATACGAATACGTATACTTGTGTGAGAAAACAGGCACGATTTAAAGGGACATTTAATAAAGGAAGCAAACAACGTCGCTTTATTCGAGCTTATTATGAGGATGGCGTTGTTAGTATTCCAACAGGAGAACATGCTTCATCGGTTTTATCGAGCATGTTAGGATGTAATTGTTTCATTGATATTGAAGCTGGAAATGCTGGATTAGCAGAAAATGAAACGGTTGAAGTCGTTTTACTTTAA
- a CDS encoding molybdopterin-binding protein, giving the protein MKKIKTIDAVGHVLCHDITQIIKDVKDGPVFKKGHVVREEDIEVLLSVGKDHLYIYEADESMLHENDAADILYNVCKNDYMKPTEVKEGKIEVIATEGGLLKVDIDRLQQINEIGEIIIATRHNNTVIKANDKLAGTRIIPLMIHKDKLEQVKAIHNEQPLLEIKPFHHFKVGVITTGNEVYYGRIKDTFTPVIKNKLAKYNLEINHHIIVNDDIEKIQAAISECRDLGMELIICTGGMSVDPDDLTPGAIKASGAEILTYGAPVLPGAMFLLGYFEDKTPIVGLPGCVMYAKATSFDLMFPRILAKDTITKKEIAALGHGGLCLKCPVCTFPHCEFGKGS; this is encoded by the coding sequence ATGAAAAAAATTAAAACAATTGATGCGGTAGGTCATGTTTTATGTCATGATATTACGCAAATTATTAAAGATGTTAAAGATGGACCGGTTTTTAAAAAAGGTCATGTTGTTCGTGAAGAAGATATTGAAGTCTTGTTATCTGTAGGGAAAGACCATCTGTATATTTATGAAGCGGATGAATCGATGCTTCATGAAAATGATGCGGCAGATATTTTATATAACGTTTGTAAAAATGACTACATGAAACCAACAGAAGTTAAAGAAGGAAAAATTGAAGTCATTGCGACAGAAGGTGGACTTTTAAAAGTTGATATCGATCGCTTACAACAGATTAACGAAATCGGTGAAATCATTATTGCCACACGTCATAATAACACCGTGATTAAGGCAAATGACAAATTAGCGGGAACGCGAATTATTCCCCTCATGATTCACAAGGATAAGTTAGAACAGGTAAAAGCGATTCATAATGAACAGCCACTTCTTGAAATTAAGCCATTCCATCATTTCAAAGTCGGAGTCATTACAACAGGAAATGAAGTTTATTATGGACGTATTAAAGATACGTTTACACCTGTGATTAAAAATAAATTAGCGAAATATAATTTAGAGATTAATCATCATATCATTGTGAATGATGATATTGAAAAAATTCAAGCTGCCATTTCAGAATGTCGTGACTTAGGAATGGAGCTTATCATTTGTACAGGTGGAATGAGTGTGGACCCTGATGATTTAACACCAGGAGCAATTAAAGCATCAGGAGCAGAAATTTTAACATATGGTGCACCTGTATTACCGGGAGCAATGTTCTTACTTGGATATTTTGAAGATAAAACACCAATCGTTGGATTACCAGGTTGTGTCATGTATGCGAAGGCGACAAGTTTTGATTTAATGTTCCCTCGTATTTTAGCAAAAGATACGATTACAAAGAAAGAAATCGCAGCATTAGGACATGGTGGACTTTGCTTAAAATGTCCAGTTTGTACGTTCCCACACTGTGAATTTGGAAAGGGTAGCTAA
- a CDS encoding NAD(P)/FAD-dependent oxidoreductase, which translates to MNYVVVGASAAGVNGVKYIRQLEPDANITLISKDEHIYSRCILHHYLEGIRDIKALEFVEDGFIEKNNINWIKGVGVEKIEPKQKELILSDGRTVSYDKVLLATGASTFFPPVKNLNDAKNVFGLRNLDDAIEIKEKAQYAKNIVVMGAGLVGIDALTGLLHYGKNLTLVEFKGHMLSIQLDKRAAKTYQDAFTNEGVTQYYDTAVQEVIMDETGAVKALALSNGLIIDCDFLIVATGVRSNVAFLQDSGIECDRFGLIFDEYGRTSDESVYGAGDISGRNPIWPAAVKEAIIAATNMCGHKRELTDFFASKSTMNFLHIPTMSLGTPEPADETYKVDIEEDGQGNYKKIIHKDGVIYGALIQGDLSYSGVLTQLIREKINIDKVEKSIFKIDYSDFFHLTDNCQFTYND; encoded by the coding sequence ATGAATTATGTAGTTGTAGGTGCCTCAGCAGCAGGAGTCAATGGAGTTAAATATATTCGTCAACTAGAACCGGATGCAAATATTACCTTAATTTCAAAGGACGAGCATATTTATTCACGTTGTATTTTACATCATTACTTAGAAGGAATTCGCGATATTAAAGCGTTAGAATTCGTAGAAGATGGATTTATTGAAAAAAATAATATTAACTGGATTAAAGGGGTTGGGGTTGAAAAAATCGAACCAAAACAAAAAGAATTAATTTTATCTGATGGACGTACGGTGTCATATGACAAAGTCTTATTAGCAACAGGTGCATCAACCTTCTTCCCACCAGTTAAAAACTTAAATGATGCAAAAAATGTCTTTGGATTAAGAAACTTAGATGATGCGATTGAAATTAAAGAAAAAGCTCAATATGCAAAAAACATCGTCGTGATGGGAGCAGGACTTGTTGGAATTGATGCTTTAACGGGATTATTACATTATGGAAAGAATTTAACATTAGTTGAGTTCAAAGGACATATGTTATCAATTCAGTTAGATAAACGTGCAGCTAAAACATATCAAGATGCGTTTACAAATGAGGGAGTAACGCAATATTATGATACAGCCGTTCAAGAAGTGATCATGGATGAAACAGGGGCTGTCAAAGCATTAGCTTTATCGAATGGATTAATTATTGACTGTGATTTCTTAATCGTCGCAACAGGTGTTCGTTCAAATGTTGCTTTCTTACAAGATAGTGGCATTGAATGCGATCGTTTCGGATTAATCTTTGATGAGTATGGACGCACAAGTGATGAATCTGTTTACGGTGCAGGAGATATTTCAGGACGTAATCCAATTTGGCCAGCTGCTGTAAAAGAAGCCATTATCGCAGCAACAAATATGTGTGGACATAAACGTGAATTAACTGATTTCTTTGCAAGTAAATCAACCATGAATTTCTTACATATTCCAACCATGTCACTTGGAACACCAGAACCAGCTGATGAAACTTATAAAGTTGACATTGAAGAAGACGGGCAAGGAAACTATAAAAAAATTATTCATAAAGACGGTGTCATTTATGGAGCTCTTATTCAAGGAGACTTATCATATAGTGGTGTATTAACGCAGTTAATTAGAGAAAAGATTAATATTGATAAGGTTGAAAAATCAATCTTTAAAATCGATTATTCGGATTTCTTCCACTTAACAGATAACTGCCAATTTACATACAATGATTAA
- the asrB gene encoding anaerobic sulfite reductase subunit AsrB, which yields MTVNEYIPFLSEIKDVIQHTEIEFTFRMAYQGEVKPGQFFEVSLPKYGEAPISVSGIGEDYVDLTIRKVGKVTNEIFNHYKGQHLFLRGPYGNGFDVANYEGKELIVVAGGTGLSPVRGVVDYFATDASRSNGFTLITGFKSPEDVLFKADLAKWRETSEVILTVDKAEEGYEGHVGLVTKFIPDLPIKNLDDVQVIVVGPPMMMHFTVQEFLKRGIAEQNIWISQERKMCCGIGKCGHCKIDDTYICLEGPVFNYTKGKDLID from the coding sequence ATGACAGTAAATGAGTATATCCCGTTTTTATCAGAAATCAAAGATGTAATTCAGCATACTGAAATCGAGTTTACATTCCGTATGGCTTATCAAGGTGAGGTTAAACCTGGTCAATTTTTTGAAGTTTCACTTCCAAAATACGGTGAAGCTCCAATTTCAGTAAGTGGCATTGGTGAAGACTATGTTGATTTAACAATTCGTAAAGTTGGAAAAGTAACAAATGAAATCTTTAATCACTATAAAGGACAACATTTATTCTTACGAGGACCATATGGAAATGGTTTTGATGTGGCAAACTATGAAGGAAAAGAATTAATTGTCGTAGCTGGAGGAACGGGATTATCTCCAGTTCGTGGTGTGGTTGATTATTTCGCAACAGATGCTAGTCGATCAAATGGATTTACCTTAATCACAGGATTCAAATCACCAGAAGATGTCTTATTCAAAGCTGATTTAGCTAAATGGCGCGAAACATCAGAAGTCATTCTAACGGTTGATAAAGCAGAAGAAGGTTATGAAGGACATGTTGGATTAGTTACAAAATTTATTCCAGACTTACCGATTAAAAACTTAGATGATGTTCAGGTCATTGTCGTTGGACCTCCAATGATGATGCATTTTACTGTCCAAGAGTTCTTAAAACGTGGAATTGCTGAACAAAATATTTGGATTTCGCAAGAACGTAAAATGTGCTGTGGAATTGGAAAATGTGGTCACTGTAAAATTGATGACACCTACATTTGCCTAGAAGGTCCAGTATTTAATTACACTAAAGGGAAAGATTTAATTGACTAA
- a CDS encoding Crp/Fnr family transcriptional regulator, whose amino-acid sequence MEVVNAETLRHIELFSSIKQESMDELLECMRVAKYKKGCYIFRDKELIDQVFIVLSGKVSIYKLSEVGEKRVIFILDKGHLLNDNLTNQLPCAIDCECFEASTILICSKEKFIKIMENDFALTQAVINQYCSKLRRTYRQLKNAPTNIAMERKLAAKLYRLCRDYGVQIDQGYLIDLPLTVSYLSQLLGAQRETVSRALKKLIAANLVEYENKKIKVISIEALGAYHKNI is encoded by the coding sequence ATGGAAGTAGTAAATGCGGAAACATTACGTCATATTGAATTATTTTCGAGTATTAAACAGGAAAGTATGGATGAATTATTAGAGTGTATGAGAGTTGCTAAGTATAAAAAAGGGTGCTATATCTTTAGAGATAAAGAGTTAATCGATCAAGTTTTTATTGTCTTAAGTGGGAAGGTATCGATTTATAAACTGAGTGAAGTTGGAGAAAAACGAGTCATTTTTATCTTAGATAAAGGACATTTGCTCAATGATAATCTAACGAATCAACTTCCATGCGCAATTGACTGTGAATGTTTTGAAGCTTCTACTATCCTTATTTGTTCAAAAGAGAAATTTATTAAAATCATGGAGAATGACTTTGCTTTAACTCAAGCTGTTATAAATCAATATTGTTCGAAGTTAAGACGAACGTATCGGCAATTAAAAAATGCTCCAACTAATATAGCGATGGAACGAAAGTTAGCCGCAAAGTTATATCGTTTATGTCGAGATTATGGAGTGCAAATTGATCAGGGTTATTTAATTGACTTACCTTTAACGGTTTCCTATTTATCTCAATTATTAGGAGCACAGCGTGAAACTGTTTCAAGGGCTTTAAAAAAATTAATAGCGGCTAATTTAGTTGAATATGAAAATAAAAAAATTAAAGTTATCTCCATTGAAGCTTTAGGTGCATACCATAAAAATATATAA
- a CDS encoding molybdopterin oxidoreductase family protein produces the protein MKKVQSTCNYCSLACNIDYIVEENKIVKVIPTKGYPVNNGFSCIKGLNLDKQHSVYKANPLPRIKKEDGTFEHVSWNEAFTYTANKLKEIHEQYGPESIAGISTGQLTLEEMALYGHVMRNFLKANVDGNTRLCMATSVVAHKQSFGFDAPPYTLNDLELSDTIILIGANPVVAHPILWGRIKANKIEGKKVIVIDPRYTETAKRADHFYRLKAKSDLTLLYTLAHVLIEKNWIDAAYIENHTEKFEEFKTFVKEFTLDKVEEKTNLTAEQVLELATMIHEGKAVSLWWTMGINQGYEAVRNAQAIINIALMTGNMGRPGTGANSITGQSNAMGSRLFSNTAGLYGGGDYDNPVRRQAVAEALGIDESWLPSKPTLPYNAIIEKINAGEIKALWVLCTNPRHSWINNETFKEAMDKLDLFIVQDIYDDTDSSEDCSVFFPVVPGTKKEGTLINTERRLSAVRPALLMEENEMTDFNVILNVGKALGMGDLLDGWKTPQEVFEKMKKCSKGMPCDITGVDYNALVDSKGIQWPFKEGDTLTENERRLFEDGQFYTPSKKAQFMFEAVTENPLQLTEEFPYVFNTGRGTVGQWHTQTRTREIAFVNDAVSHVAYVHINEELAKDLGIKHQEMIEITSINGVTRRFMAMVSDTVAYNELFAPIHYIETNALTPSVYDPYSKEPSYKSTPVQINKVKGA, from the coding sequence ATGAAAAAAGTACAGTCGACATGTAATTATTGTTCATTAGCTTGTAATATCGATTACATCGTAGAAGAGAACAAAATTGTAAAAGTCATTCCGACAAAAGGCTATCCAGTTAATAATGGATTCTCATGTATTAAAGGATTAAATTTAGATAAACAGCACTCAGTTTATAAAGCAAATCCATTACCACGTATTAAAAAAGAAGATGGAACATTTGAACATGTTTCATGGAATGAAGCTTTTACTTACACAGCCAATAAATTAAAAGAAATCCATGAACAATATGGTCCAGAAAGTATTGCCGGAATCAGTACCGGACAATTAACGCTAGAAGAAATGGCGTTATACGGACATGTCATGCGTAACTTCTTAAAAGCTAACGTAGATGGAAATACACGCTTATGTATGGCGACGAGTGTTGTAGCACATAAACAAAGTTTTGGATTTGACGCACCACCATATACATTAAATGATTTAGAATTATCAGATACAATCATTTTAATCGGAGCAAATCCAGTGGTTGCTCATCCAATTCTTTGGGGACGTATTAAAGCGAACAAAATTGAAGGTAAAAAAGTGATTGTTATTGATCCACGTTATACAGAAACAGCAAAACGTGCCGATCATTTCTACCGTTTAAAAGCAAAATCTGATTTAACGTTATTATATACATTAGCTCATGTATTAATTGAAAAAAATTGGATTGATGCAGCATACATTGAAAACCATACAGAAAAGTTTGAAGAATTCAAAACATTTGTTAAAGAGTTTACATTAGATAAAGTTGAAGAGAAAACAAACTTAACAGCTGAACAAGTATTAGAATTAGCAACAATGATTCATGAAGGAAAAGCTGTTTCACTTTGGTGGACAATGGGAATTAACCAAGGATATGAAGCGGTGCGTAATGCGCAAGCTATTATCAATATTGCCTTAATGACAGGAAATATGGGACGTCCTGGTACAGGAGCGAACTCAATTACTGGTCAAAGTAATGCCATGGGATCACGTTTATTCAGTAATACAGCTGGTTTATACGGTGGGGGAGATTATGATAATCCAGTTCGTCGTCAAGCAGTAGCAGAAGCATTAGGAATCGATGAATCATGGTTACCATCTAAACCAACGTTACCATACAATGCGATTATCGAAAAAATTAATGCTGGAGAAATTAAAGCATTATGGGTTCTTTGTACAAATCCACGTCACTCATGGATTAATAATGAAACATTCAAAGAGGCAATGGACAAATTAGATTTATTCATCGTTCAAGATATTTATGACGATACAGATAGCTCAGAAGATTGTAGTGTCTTCTTCCCAGTTGTACCTGGAACGAAAAAAGAAGGAACATTAATCAATACGGAACGTCGTTTATCTGCTGTACGCCCGGCTTTATTAATGGAAGAAAATGAAATGACTGATTTCAATGTTATTTTAAATGTTGGTAAAGCACTTGGAATGGGGGATTTACTTGATGGATGGAAAACACCTCAAGAAGTCTTTGAAAAAATGAAAAAATGTTCAAAAGGAATGCCATGTGATATTACAGGTGTTGATTATAATGCTTTAGTGGATTCAAAAGGAATTCAATGGCCATTTAAAGAAGGGGACACTTTAACAGAAAATGAGCGCCGTTTATTTGAAGATGGACAATTCTATACACCAAGTAAAAAAGCTCAATTTATGTTTGAAGCTGTTACAGAAAATCCATTACAATTAACTGAAGAATTCCCATATGTTTTCAATACAGGACGTGGAACAGTCGGTCAATGGCATACACAAACACGTACACGTGAAATTGCTTTTGTTAATGATGCAGTTTCACACGTTGCATATGTTCACATCAATGAAGAGTTAGCGAAAGATTTAGGAATTAAGCATCAAGAAATGATTGAAATTACATCAATTAATGGTGTGACACGTCGTTTCATGGCGATGGTTTCAGATACAGTGGCATACAACGAATTATTTGCTCCAATTCACTATATTGAGACAAATGCCTTAACACCATCTGTTTATGATCCATATTCAAAAGAACCTTCATATAAGAGTACACCAGTACAAATTAATAAAGTGAAAGGGGCTTAA
- the asrA gene encoding anaerobic sulfite reductase subunit AsrA, whose product MARANFNEVLEELAKKYVIYAPKKYEGEGTFSDTHRVRYGEIKCIEEIEFNEKSSFSYKEVLLPITQTLFFFTETEVKEASMNEQNLLIFLRSCDLHAVRRLDEIYLRNGFEDIYYKKFREKAKFVVMGCEKSFNNCFCVDMGTNTCDHYEAYIHLAEDQVAFDIKCEELLSDAKLKAMETTEVTPKFVTENPVHVEIPEKLDLRIIYSDMWEEYSERCIACGRCNFVCPTCTCFTMQDIFYQDNHKCGERRRVWASCQVNGYTDMAGGHKFRENKGQRMRFKVMHKIYDFKKRNGYHMCVGCGRCDDVCPEYISFSNCINKLGKAMDEVE is encoded by the coding sequence ATGGCAAGGGCTAATTTCAATGAAGTTTTAGAAGAATTAGCAAAAAAGTATGTAATTTATGCACCAAAGAAGTATGAAGGAGAAGGAACTTTCTCAGATACGCACCGTGTTCGTTACGGGGAAATCAAATGTATTGAGGAAATTGAATTTAATGAAAAATCAAGTTTTTCGTACAAAGAGGTATTATTACCAATTACACAAACATTATTCTTCTTTACAGAAACAGAAGTCAAAGAAGCGTCAATGAATGAACAAAACCTTTTAATCTTCTTACGTAGTTGTGATCTACATGCAGTTCGTCGTCTAGATGAGATTTATTTACGCAATGGTTTTGAAGATATTTATTACAAAAAATTCCGCGAGAAAGCAAAATTTGTTGTCATGGGATGTGAAAAAAGCTTTAATAACTGTTTTTGTGTCGATATGGGAACGAATACGTGTGATCATTATGAGGCGTATATTCATTTAGCAGAAGATCAAGTGGCATTTGATATTAAATGCGAAGAACTATTATCAGATGCAAAACTTAAAGCGATGGAGACGACTGAAGTCACACCAAAATTCGTGACAGAAAATCCAGTTCATGTTGAGATTCCTGAAAAATTAGATTTACGAATTATCTATTCTGACATGTGGGAAGAGTATAGTGAGCGTTGTATTGCTTGTGGACGTTGTAATTTTGTGTGTCCAACGTGTACATGCTTTACGATGCAAGACATTTTCTATCAAGACAATCATAAATGTGGAGAGCGACGCCGTGTATGGGCATCATGTCAAGTAAATGGATATACAGATATGGCTGGCGGACATAAGTTCCGTGAAAATAAAGGACAACGCATGCGATTTAAAGTGATGCATAAAATTTACGACTTTAAAAAACGTAATGGATATCATATGTGTGTGGGTTGTGGTCGTTGTGATGATGTTTGTCCAGAATATATTTCGTTCTCTAACTGTATTAACAAACTAGGGAAAGCAATGGATGAGGTGGAATAA